The nucleotide window TAAATTATAAGGAGTTTTCAGTAAAGACTCTACATAATTTTAAGTTTATTAAAATTTATTGGGTTTATTTTGTCTTATTGCCTATGTCAGAAACATTAGTATGTCCGCGAAGTGAGAGATCTTTATGAGAATTTTTTTTGTTTGAAAAGTACTTTTTCACATTAAACTCAAGAATCTGCAGGTGGTACGAGATAATGACCAGAATTGGTAACGCTACGAAGATAAGGATGACATCATGCAGGATTGGACTACTTATAAAGTGTGTCCCTGAATTCCAGAGTGCCAGGAATGGCCTGTGGAACAAATAAATACAGTATGAAGCTGTAGCGACATATGTAAACACAGAGCTCAGAGTACTTGAAAATTCGTTATTTATAAATTTCATCGCAAACCTGTACTCCAGAACACAGAATATTATTACGAATAAGTTAAGAAGCACAGAATCAATAATGAATTTTAATATAAGGTAACTCAGGCCCAATGAATTTGCCATACTTTCCAGCATCGATACCACTGTAGAAGAGCCTATAGTGCCACTACCTGCAGACTCAATAGTAAATGAAGTCTTTGGGTCCAAAAGAAGGGTTGTTCTTGAGCCTAAGACGATAACCAGTACAAGCATAACAGGGAGGGCTGCCAGCAGTATCTGGATAAAAGGATTTTTCCGGTTAATTATCACTGATTTTTCAAATAAGCTTTCTTTGCAGGTAAGAATCCCAAAAATGAATATTGGGAAAAACATAA belongs to Methanosarcina barkeri 3 and includes:
- a CDS encoding acyltransferase; translated protein: MKNKIIAFDFLRALAIAMIIPAHLSNFLSFTYIKLALYAVDPFVANMGLGLFIFMSGYLLYYNNHSINSFQSVLSFYRKRLLRIFPLYWGAIAAFTLVFFIFAPKLNSGFEFPNAESVFSFHNIIMHILGLQIFLAPRYVSPMLTLYFVGLIIVFYAIYPLIIMLSKSSKQILLCSFIIFIGCLLVSRTFNIIEPRFFMFFPIFIFGILTCKESLFEKSVIINRKNPFIQILLAALPVMLVLVIVLGSRTTLLLDPKTSFTIESAGSGTIGSSTVVSMLESMANSLGLSYLILKFIIDSVLLNLFVIIFCVLEYRFAMKFINNEFSSTLSSVFTYVATASYCIYLFHRPFLALWNSGTHFISSPILHDVILIFVALPILVIISYHLQILEFNVKKYFSNKKNSHKDLSLRGHTNVSDIGNKTK